One stretch of Rana temporaria chromosome 10, aRanTem1.1, whole genome shotgun sequence DNA includes these proteins:
- the LOC120916037 gene encoding chemokine-like receptor 1 has product METSTSQYFTPDPLAFQAEEEGEEYLTGEEIPSELDTTLRFLSIIIYSIAFLLGTTGNGLVIWIAGFKMKRTVNTVWFLNLAIADFIFTFFLPLSITYTALGFNWPFGTLLCKLNSTIAFLNLFASVFLLTVISADRCVSVVRPVWAQNHRTPRLASAIALSAWLAALILCSPYLAFRDTIRDNENNVTHCYNNYAFSNDFEDLEVVALRNMRHQVMISVRFLFGFLLPFGLILVFYSLMALKLRRSHISWSSRPFKVMASVVVAFFLCWFPYHILSVLEVVMHHWDNKGLKSAVLIGSPLATSLAFFNSCLNPFLYVFLGRDFKESLRRSILSAFETAFSEEQGKNAYSLANPRSLSDQESQFT; this is encoded by the coding sequence ATGGAAACCTCAACCTCACAGTACTTCACCCCAGACCCCCTGGCCTTCCAGGCCgaggaggaaggagaggaatATTTGACGGGGGAGGAGATACCCTCGGAACTTGACACAACACTCCGTTTCCTGTCCATCATCATATACAGCATAGCGTTTCTCCTGGGAACCACCGGAAATGGCTTGGTCATATGGATTGCTGGCTTTAAGATGAAGAGAACCGTCAACACAGTTTGGTTTTTGAACCTTGCAATCGCTGACTTCATTTTCACGTTCTTTTTACCATTGAGCATCACCTACACTGCTCTAGGTTTCAACTGGCCGTTTGGAACTCTACTTTGCAAGCTGAACAGCACCATCGCTTTCTTGAATTTGTTTGCGAGTGTCTTCCTGCTTACCGTCATCAGTGCTGACCGTTGTGTCTCTGTGGTCAGACCCGTGTGGGCCCAAAACCATAGGACTCCAAGACTGGCTTCCGCTATCGCCCTTTCTGCCTGGCTGGCGGCGTTAATCCTCTGTTCACCCTACTTGGCCTTTCGGGACACCATACGAGACAATGAGAACAATGTCACACACTGCTATAATAACTACGCCTTCTCCAATGACTTTGAAGACTTGGAGGTAGTAGCATTGAGGAACATGAGACACCAAGTAATGATATCTGTAAGGTTTCTTTTTGGGTTCTTGCTACCATTTGGACTTATCTTAGTTTTCTATTCTTTGATGGCTTTGAAGTTGAGAAGAAGTCATATTTCGTGGTCCAGCCGGCCGTTCAAAGTCATGGCATCTGTTGTGGTTGCGTTCTTCCTCTGCTGGTTCCCGTATCACATCCTTTCTGTACTGGAAGTTGTTATGCACCACTGGGACAATAAAGGACTAAAGTCAGCTGTTCTTATTGGAAGTCCACTGGCTACCAGTCTGGCTTTTTTTAACAGCTGCTTAAACCCTTTCCTCTATGTCTTCCTGGGCAGAGACTTTAAAGAATCCTTGAGAAGATCGATCCTTTCAGCTTTCGAAACGGCATTTAGTGAGGAGCAAGGGAAGAACGCCTACAGCCTAGCAAATCCCCGGTCTCTTTCTGACCAAGAGTCTCAATTTACCTGA